The Thermococcus sp. 21S7 genome has a window encoding:
- the nadC gene encoding carboxylating nicotinate-nucleotide diphosphorylase, whose translation MTPISYLLKFLEEDAPFGDVTSEAVIPEGTKAKAVIIAKQNGVIAGVEEAKALFEHFGVEVGVRMHDGERVKRGDVILELEGDARSILLVERTALNIMGRMSGIATEVRRLVEKVEAVNPKVRVAGTRKTLLKPIDKRAILIGGGEPHRFALSDAVLIKDNHLALVPLEEAIRRAKAFSVYKVVEVEVESLEDAIKAAKAGADVVMLDNMSPAEIAETIGALKREGLRDRVKIEVSGGITPENIEEYAKLDIDVISLGYLTHSVKNFDVSLEIIGAV comes from the coding sequence ATGACGCCAATTTCCTATCTGCTCAAGTTCCTTGAGGAGGACGCTCCCTTCGGTGACGTCACGAGCGAGGCTGTAATCCCTGAAGGAACCAAGGCCAAAGCCGTAATCATAGCCAAGCAAAACGGCGTTATCGCGGGCGTTGAGGAGGCCAAAGCCCTGTTCGAACACTTCGGGGTTGAAGTTGGGGTCAGAATGCATGACGGGGAGAGAGTGAAGAGGGGAGACGTTATCCTGGAGCTTGAAGGGGACGCACGCTCCATACTCCTCGTCGAGAGGACTGCACTGAACATAATGGGCAGGATGAGCGGCATAGCGACCGAGGTCAGAAGGCTTGTCGAGAAGGTTGAGGCCGTGAATCCCAAGGTTCGCGTTGCAGGAACTAGGAAGACCCTCCTCAAGCCCATAGACAAGAGGGCGATACTCATCGGCGGCGGCGAGCCGCACAGGTTTGCCCTCAGCGATGCGGTACTCATAAAGGACAACCACCTCGCCTTAGTCCCGCTGGAGGAGGCCATAAGGCGCGCCAAGGCCTTCAGCGTTTACAAGGTCGTTGAGGTCGAGGTCGAGAGCCTTGAAGATGCCATCAAAGCGGCGAAAGCCGGGGCCGACGTTGTGATGCTCGACAACATGAGTCCGGCCGAGATAGCCGAGACGATAGGGGCTCTAAAGCGCGAGGGTCTTCGCGATAGGGTGAAAATCGAGGTCTCCGGTGGGATAACCCCGGAGAACATCGAGGAGTACGCCAAGCTCGACATCGACGTCATAAGCCTCGGCTACCTCACGCACTCCGTCAAGAACTTCGACGTCAGCCTTGAGATAATTGGGGCGGTCTGA
- a CDS encoding ATP-binding protein gives MSREETISQILMDYLNLSVEGVERELRVPEEISVNKVITIIGPRRTGKTFYLLQKFSKLRKAGKAAVFFPLDDDRIYPPTLDDLSTLVKVFYELFPDAERKYLFLDEIQNVPNWELFVKRAVERDGFKVYLAGSSSKLLSKEIATALRGRTLTFEMFPFSFREFLLAKGFSPGKYLSTREEARVKAMLKEYLAFGGFPEVVLLEDSFLKRKTLSEYVDVMLYRDVVERHNVKNLRAIRMFLKLLMTSFAKEFSINKTARYMRGMGIDVSRNTLYSYFDYFEEAYVIFPLRKFSYNMKEIEKSLPKIYVVDTGLINAYSPRSGESIGRLMENAVFLELRRQEKELYYFKDERGREVDFLVKDGNDVSELIQVSYSIEESTTFEREASALLIASEKFDCENLTVINWDMDDLIDVEGKKIRLIPLWKFLLGGGRE, from the coding sequence ATGAGCCGTGAGGAAACGATATCCCAAATTCTGATGGACTACCTCAACCTCAGCGTTGAGGGTGTTGAGCGCGAGCTGAGGGTTCCCGAAGAGATCAGTGTAAACAAGGTCATAACAATAATCGGCCCAAGGAGAACTGGGAAGACCTTCTACCTCCTCCAAAAGTTTTCCAAGCTGAGAAAGGCAGGCAAGGCGGCCGTCTTCTTTCCTCTCGACGATGACAGGATATACCCCCCGACGCTCGATGACCTTTCGACCCTCGTGAAGGTTTTCTATGAGCTCTTCCCAGATGCCGAAAGGAAGTATCTCTTCCTTGACGAGATTCAAAACGTCCCCAACTGGGAGCTCTTCGTCAAGAGGGCCGTTGAGAGGGACGGTTTCAAGGTCTATCTGGCCGGCTCCTCCTCGAAACTTCTGAGCAAGGAAATCGCAACGGCACTGCGTGGAAGAACGCTTACCTTTGAGATGTTTCCGTTCTCCTTCAGGGAGTTCCTGCTGGCCAAAGGCTTCAGTCCGGGTAAATACCTCTCCACAAGGGAGGAGGCACGGGTAAAGGCTATGCTGAAGGAGTACCTTGCGTTTGGCGGCTTTCCGGAGGTTGTTCTCCTCGAAGATTCATTCCTCAAGAGGAAAACGCTTTCAGAGTACGTGGATGTGATGCTCTACCGTGACGTTGTTGAGAGGCACAACGTGAAGAACCTCAGGGCCATCAGGATGTTCCTGAAGCTCCTCATGACGTCATTTGCCAAGGAGTTTTCGATAAACAAAACGGCCAGATACATGAGGGGAATGGGGATTGATGTGAGCAGGAACACGCTCTACAGTTACTTCGACTACTTTGAAGAGGCCTACGTGATCTTCCCGCTCAGGAAGTTCTCCTACAACATGAAAGAGATTGAGAAGAGCCTTCCCAAGATTTACGTCGTTGATACCGGTTTGATAAACGCCTACTCCCCCCGTTCAGGAGAGAGCATCGGCAGGCTGATGGAGAACGCGGTCTTCCTCGAACTCAGGAGGCAGGAGAAGGAGCTATACTACTTCAAGGACGAGCGGGGGAGGGAGGTTGATTTCTTGGTGAAAGATGGAAATGACGTTTCGGAACTCATACAGGTCAGCTACTCTATCGAGGAATCCACAACGTTTGAGCGGGAGGCCTCGGCACTGCTGATCGCCTCAGAGAAGTTCGACTGTGAAAACCTAACGGTAATAAACTGGGACATGGATGACCTCATTGATGTGGAGGGGAAAAAGATTCGGCTCATTCCTCTCTGGAAGTTCCTGCTGGGGGGTGGAAGAGAATGA
- the nadA gene encoding quinolinate synthase NadA — protein sequence MKMEELVREIERLKEERNAIIMAHNYQLPEIQDIADFLGDSLELARKAVNVDADVIVFAGVDFMAETAKILNPEKTVLLPSKRATCAMANMLKVEHILRAKEQYPDAPVVLYVNTTAETKAYADVTVTSANAVKIVEKLDSDVIIFGPDKNLANYVAKQTGKKVIPVPEYGHCYVHRQFTLEDVERARKLYPNAKLMVHPECEPEVQERADIIVSTGGMIRRAKEWNEWVVFTEHEMVYRLGKLYPDIKFHPAKEDAVCIGMKAITLNHIYESLRDMKYEVEVPEEIAQKARKAIERMLEMS from the coding sequence ATGAAGATGGAGGAGCTCGTGCGGGAGATTGAACGCCTGAAGGAGGAGCGCAACGCTATAATAATGGCCCACAACTACCAGCTGCCTGAAATCCAGGACATAGCCGACTTCCTTGGCGACAGCCTTGAGCTCGCGAGGAAGGCAGTCAACGTTGATGCCGACGTCATAGTCTTCGCGGGAGTAGACTTCATGGCCGAGACCGCGAAGATCCTCAATCCCGAAAAGACCGTCCTGCTTCCGAGCAAAAGGGCCACCTGCGCCATGGCCAACATGCTGAAGGTCGAGCACATCCTCAGGGCCAAGGAGCAGTATCCGGACGCCCCGGTGGTTCTCTACGTGAACACCACCGCCGAGACCAAGGCCTACGCCGACGTGACGGTGACCTCAGCCAACGCGGTTAAAATAGTTGAAAAGCTCGATTCCGATGTCATAATCTTCGGGCCCGATAAGAATCTGGCGAACTACGTGGCCAAACAGACCGGCAAGAAGGTCATTCCCGTGCCGGAGTACGGGCACTGCTACGTTCACAGACAGTTCACCCTTGAGGACGTCGAACGTGCCAGGAAGCTCTACCCCAACGCCAAGCTGATGGTTCACCCCGAGTGTGAGCCGGAGGTGCAGGAAAGGGCCGACATAATAGTCTCCACGGGAGGAATGATAAGGCGCGCGAAGGAGTGGAACGAGTGGGTCGTCTTCACGGAGCACGAGATGGTCTACCGGCTCGGGAAGCTCTACCCCGATATCAAGTTCCACCCGGCCAAGGAGGACGCCGTCTGCATAGGAATGAAGGCCATAACGCTCAACCACATATACGAGTCGCTTAGGGACATGAAGTACGAGGTTGAAGTGCCGGAGGAGATAGCCCAGAAGGCCAGGAAGGCCATCGAGAGGATGCTGGAGATGAGCTAA
- a CDS encoding TIGR00529 family membrane protein: protein MELLYLIASFAVVIALIWLKINVGVSIFVGSLVLAFLFGMSPRDAVVALYHSATSWETIRLVLIIAFIMGMTSVFSQIGYLKDMETAASNLFPKAKYSLAMLPALIGLMPMPAGALVSAPMIEPVAGKFEMKAEDKTLVNYWFRHVWEHSWPMYQAIVIASALVGISIREMSTKMFPLTILMALIGYVLLIRPLPDAGSGEGDVKTGLRLLLKSTYPILIIILASIVLGLDMVYGAFLGFIAALIPNLGMVDVKKVLAYALQPKIVFLLVAVMYFKYVLQVTGAVETLPNAMISMNLPVVLVLMVTPFIVGLMTGISFAYVGMTFPLLLPFFTGFNMVALAYLSGYMGMLFSPVHLCFVFSAEYYGAELRRVYLRLLPPALLLFAGGVAYIALVL from the coding sequence GTGGAACTGCTCTACCTCATCGCCTCCTTCGCGGTAGTAATAGCCCTCATATGGCTTAAAATCAACGTTGGCGTCTCAATATTCGTCGGTTCTCTAGTGCTGGCCTTCCTGTTTGGAATGAGTCCCAGGGATGCCGTTGTGGCCCTTTACCACTCCGCCACCTCGTGGGAGACGATAAGGCTGGTGCTCATAATAGCCTTCATCATGGGCATGACCTCTGTCTTCTCCCAGATCGGCTACCTGAAGGACATGGAAACGGCGGCGAGCAACCTCTTTCCCAAGGCCAAGTACTCCCTGGCCATGCTTCCAGCCCTCATCGGGCTGATGCCGATGCCAGCGGGCGCACTGGTCTCGGCCCCCATGATAGAGCCGGTCGCCGGGAAGTTCGAGATGAAAGCTGAGGACAAAACCCTCGTCAACTACTGGTTCAGGCACGTATGGGAGCACTCGTGGCCGATGTATCAGGCCATAGTCATCGCTTCGGCCCTCGTTGGAATCTCTATACGGGAGATGAGCACCAAGATGTTCCCCCTGACGATTCTTATGGCGCTCATCGGCTACGTCCTCCTCATCCGCCCGCTTCCGGATGCCGGTTCCGGGGAGGGAGACGTCAAAACCGGCCTCAGACTTCTCCTGAAGAGCACCTATCCAATACTGATAATCATACTCGCCTCCATAGTTCTCGGCTTGGACATGGTCTACGGCGCTTTCCTGGGCTTTATCGCAGCCCTCATCCCCAACCTTGGAATGGTGGACGTGAAGAAGGTGCTCGCCTATGCCCTCCAGCCTAAGATAGTCTTCCTTCTCGTTGCGGTGATGTACTTCAAATACGTGCTCCAGGTTACTGGGGCGGTTGAGACGCTTCCGAACGCCATGATATCAATGAACCTGCCGGTCGTCCTCGTTCTCATGGTGACGCCGTTCATCGTTGGCCTTATGACGGGCATAAGCTTCGCCTACGTGGGCATGACCTTCCCCCTGCTCCTGCCCTTCTTTACGGGCTTTAACATGGTGGCGCTCGCTTACCTGAGCGGCTACATGGGGATGCTCTTCAGTCCCGTGCACCTCTGCTTCGTGTTCTCGGCCGAATACTATGGGGCCGAACTCAGGAGGGTCTACCTGCGGCTCCTTCCTCCGGCGCTGCTCCTCTTCGCTGGGGGCGTTGCCTACATAGCCCTCGTTCTCTGA
- a CDS encoding L-aspartate oxidase: MTSVGIIGSGAAGLTAAVALARRGFDVTVIGPGIKDSNSYLAQAGIAFPILDGDSPKAHVLDTIRAGKYLNDEETVWSVVSKASEAYEFLLSMGLEFEASETEGGHSFPRVFTIKNETGKHVTKLLHLRARELGVHFVKGGVDELAVKRGEAYGVFIKGEFLRFDATVIASGGFSGLFKFTAGSKSNTGLLIGDAIMKGAPARDLEFVQFHPTGYLGRSGVFLVSEAVRGAGAKLVTEDGERFVNELSTRDIVARAIYNQMKAGKRVFLDATCIEDFKRRFPQIYAFLRNDGLDPSKDLIPVSPIAHYTMGGIAVDLWYRTVIKNLYAVGEAMSNGFHGANRLASNSLLECIVSGLEVARTIARDKPRRGDVKEPAYHGYEAGDVDSLRGLLWNHAGIVRSAKTLKEGLRELEGIEADPRLKLLARGVLECALVREESRGSHYREDFPAMNKSFERPSFFDGRCRL, from the coding sequence ATGACCAGCGTTGGAATCATTGGAAGCGGTGCCGCGGGATTAACGGCGGCCGTAGCCCTGGCGAGACGGGGCTTCGACGTGACGGTCATCGGTCCGGGAATAAAAGATAGCAACTCTTATCTTGCCCAGGCAGGGATAGCGTTTCCCATTCTCGACGGTGATTCTCCTAAAGCTCACGTTCTAGACACTATCAGGGCCGGCAAGTACCTCAACGATGAGGAGACCGTGTGGAGCGTTGTGTCCAAGGCGAGCGAGGCCTACGAGTTTCTCCTCTCGATGGGGCTGGAGTTCGAGGCAAGCGAGACCGAGGGGGGACACTCTTTCCCCAGGGTTTTCACGATTAAGAACGAGACCGGGAAGCACGTGACAAAGCTCCTACACCTCCGTGCCAGGGAGCTTGGGGTTCACTTCGTCAAAGGAGGGGTCGATGAGCTGGCCGTGAAGCGGGGGGAAGCCTACGGTGTTTTCATTAAGGGCGAATTCCTGCGCTTCGACGCGACTGTTATAGCGTCCGGCGGTTTCTCTGGCCTTTTCAAGTTTACAGCGGGCTCAAAATCTAACACCGGCCTCCTCATTGGCGACGCGATAATGAAGGGTGCCCCAGCGAGGGACTTGGAGTTCGTTCAGTTCCATCCGACTGGTTACCTCGGAAGGAGCGGCGTTTTCCTCGTCAGCGAGGCCGTCCGCGGTGCCGGGGCAAAGCTGGTGACGGAAGACGGGGAGCGCTTCGTTAACGAACTCTCCACGAGGGACATCGTCGCGAGGGCGATATACAACCAGATGAAGGCCGGTAAGAGGGTCTTCCTTGACGCGACCTGCATAGAGGACTTCAAGAGGCGCTTCCCCCAGATATACGCCTTCCTGAGAAACGATGGGCTAGACCCGTCAAAGGACCTAATCCCCGTCTCCCCGATAGCCCACTACACGATGGGGGGAATAGCCGTTGACCTCTGGTACAGGACGGTAATCAAAAACCTCTACGCCGTTGGAGAGGCCATGAGCAACGGTTTTCACGGGGCGAACAGATTAGCGAGCAACTCCCTCCTTGAGTGCATCGTGAGCGGACTTGAGGTGGCTAGGACAATCGCGAGGGATAAGCCGAGGCGGGGGGACGTGAAGGAGCCGGCATATCACGGCTACGAGGCCGGGGACGTTGACTCGCTGAGGGGACTCCTGTGGAATCACGCCGGAATCGTTAGGAGCGCGAAGACCCTTAAAGAGGGCCTCAGGGAGCTTGAGGGAATCGAGGCAGACCCGAGGTTAAAGCTGCTCGCGAGGGGAGTCCTTGAGTGCGCACTCGTGAGGGAAGAAAGTCGGGGAAGTCACTACCGCGAGGACTTTCCGGCTATGAACAAATCCTTCGAGAGACCGAGCTTCTTCGACGGAAGATGCAGGCTCTAA
- a CDS encoding M1 family metallopeptidase yields the protein MKLMKMFAILFLTCVVVIFIVSIFENWSTHNSSRSEKFQVIRGSDIPEVNVSFHEITYLVQSNVSELDVESFTELKIEVSSQKDLELYGEKILVVRNVKESDVGRISLVYPKGVVLDNITAKNARIKNISIATTSQADILILVLETSQNNVGAITIEYHANLTRFEPFISYVEMKDGWSIFRTTYDGNELVLSSLWLLREVGVFKSYESQIRLEIPQGWMGVVIDEKGEGFWEDIHEESADERAVFVYYSKNSRNPIIIAGNFSCVNNVSSGASLGVCQVGKQRKDVLFIASGILEDYSQLFGGYPYSDLRIIYLESLSTKGGFEFPRGVILINPKTNGTLILAHEIAHSWFGDYASFGRMDETLANYLALTYTDFPELLNFTEHSPLIDSAYSLERVYQEEISNAHAEGMIYYRGASVFRSLQFVLGNETFFEGIREILRECHGRKCNLTDVQEVFERVRDQNLDWFFKEWFYTTKVPEYEVENLSIEQKDGKSLLRFEIIDKNNFTMPLEIEVITPKEKAIKKVWVDGRAKVSFELEGKPTAILLDPNEWMVNENRNYTVNGIKIKIE from the coding sequence ATGAAACTGATGAAAATGTTTGCGATTTTGTTTTTGACTTGCGTTGTCGTGATATTTATTGTATCGATTTTTGAGAATTGGAGTACTCATAACAGTTCTCGTTCAGAAAAGTTCCAGGTAATTCGGGGGAGTGATATCCCTGAAGTAAATGTTTCTTTTCATGAAATCACATATTTAGTTCAAAGTAATGTGTCTGAACTTGATGTTGAGTCATTTACAGAGCTCAAAATTGAGGTTTCTTCTCAAAAAGACTTGGAATTGTATGGAGAAAAAATTTTGGTGGTAAGAAACGTCAAGGAAAGTGATGTTGGCAGGATATCCCTGGTTTATCCTAAAGGGGTTGTTCTTGATAACATCACGGCAAAAAATGCAAGGATTAAGAATATCTCAATAGCTACTACTTCCCAGGCAGATATTTTGATACTCGTTTTGGAGACATCACAAAATAACGTTGGGGCCATAACAATAGAATATCACGCTAACCTAACACGTTTTGAGCCCTTTATCAGCTACGTAGAAATGAAAGACGGCTGGAGCATTTTCAGGACAACGTATGACGGCAACGAGTTGGTATTGTCATCACTGTGGTTATTAAGGGAGGTTGGGGTTTTCAAAAGCTATGAGTCTCAAATACGATTAGAGATTCCTCAGGGTTGGATGGGAGTTGTGATAGACGAAAAAGGAGAGGGATTCTGGGAGGACATTCATGAAGAATCAGCAGATGAGAGGGCTGTTTTTGTTTATTACTCGAAGAATTCGAGAAACCCGATAATAATTGCCGGTAATTTCTCGTGCGTTAATAATGTCTCCTCGGGAGCATCACTTGGCGTATGCCAAGTAGGAAAGCAGAGGAAAGACGTGCTTTTCATCGCTTCAGGAATTTTAGAGGACTATTCTCAACTCTTTGGTGGTTATCCGTATTCTGATCTCAGAATCATTTACCTGGAAAGTCTGAGTACCAAGGGAGGGTTTGAATTTCCGCGTGGAGTTATATTGATAAATCCTAAGACAAACGGAACTCTAATTCTTGCTCATGAAATTGCTCACTCCTGGTTCGGCGACTATGCGTCTTTTGGCAGGATGGATGAAACGCTTGCGAATTATCTTGCCCTGACCTACACAGACTTCCCTGAGTTACTCAATTTTACTGAGCATTCCCCTTTAATTGATTCTGCTTACAGCCTGGAGCGGGTCTACCAAGAGGAGATATCCAACGCACATGCGGAAGGAATGATATATTACAGAGGCGCTTCCGTCTTCCGCTCCCTGCAGTTTGTCCTTGGTAATGAAACTTTCTTTGAAGGTATTAGGGAGATTTTAAGGGAGTGCCATGGTAGGAAATGCAATTTAACGGATGTTCAGGAGGTTTTTGAAAGGGTTAGAGATCAGAACTTAGACTGGTTTTTTAAAGAGTGGTTTTACACTACCAAAGTTCCCGAGTATGAGGTTGAAAACCTGAGTATAGAACAAAAGGATGGAAAATCCCTCCTACGCTTCGAGATTATAGACAAAAACAACTTCACGATGCCCTTGGAAATTGAAGTGATAACACCAAAGGAGAAAGCTATCAAAAAAGTGTGGGTTGATGGCAGGGCTAAAGTCAGCTTTGAACTTGAAGGCAAGCCCACAGCAATCCTCCTTGACCCCAACGAGTGGATGGTTAACGAGAATCGGAACTACACAGTAAACGGAATTAAAATAAAAATTGAATGA
- the guaB gene encoding IMP dehydrogenase, producing the protein MGKFEHKLVNAIKGYTFDDVLLIPQATEVEPKDVDVSTKITPNVRLNIPILSAAMDTVTEWEMAVAMAREGGLGVIHRNMSVAEQAEMVRKVKRAERFIVEDVITIGPDETLDYALFLMERNDIDGLPVVGEDGRIVGIVTKKDIAAKEGSLVREVMTGEVITVGEDVSVEEALDVMVANRIARLPVVDENGRLVGIITMSDLMMRKKYRNAVRDENGDLIVAAAVGPFDIERAKALDRAGADVIVVDTAHAHNLKAIRAMKEIRKAVDADLIVGNIANPKAVDDLTFADAVKVGIGPGSICTTRVVAGVGVPQVTAIALVADRAQEYGLHVIADGGIRYSGDIVKAIAAGADAVMLGSLLAGTKEAPGKEVVINGRRYKQYRGMGSLGAMMKGGAERYYQKGHMKTKKFVPEGVEGVVPYKGSVSDVLYQLVGGLRSGMGYVGASSIAELKEKGEFVIITQAGVKESHPHDILITNEAPNYPLGK; encoded by the coding sequence ATGGGAAAATTTGAACACAAACTTGTTAATGCTATTAAGGGATACACCTTTGACGACGTTCTTCTGATACCGCAGGCGACCGAAGTCGAGCCCAAGGACGTTGACGTCTCGACAAAGATAACTCCAAACGTCAGGCTGAACATTCCAATCCTCAGCGCGGCGATGGACACCGTTACCGAGTGGGAGATGGCCGTTGCGATGGCCAGGGAGGGCGGCCTGGGGGTCATCCACAGGAACATGAGCGTTGCGGAGCAGGCCGAGATGGTGAGGAAAGTCAAGCGCGCCGAGCGCTTCATAGTCGAGGACGTCATCACCATAGGCCCCGATGAAACCCTCGACTACGCGCTCTTCCTCATGGAGAGAAACGACATCGACGGCCTTCCGGTCGTTGGTGAGGACGGCAGAATAGTCGGCATCGTTACCAAGAAGGACATAGCGGCCAAAGAGGGCAGCCTTGTGAGGGAGGTCATGACGGGCGAGGTCATAACAGTCGGCGAGGACGTCTCGGTCGAGGAAGCCCTTGATGTGATGGTGGCCAACCGGATAGCCCGCCTCCCGGTGGTCGATGAGAACGGCCGCCTCGTGGGAATAATCACGATGAGCGACCTCATGATGAGGAAGAAGTACAGGAACGCCGTGAGGGATGAAAACGGTGACCTGATAGTGGCTGCGGCGGTGGGTCCCTTCGACATCGAGCGCGCCAAGGCCCTCGACAGGGCGGGCGCCGATGTAATCGTCGTTGACACGGCCCACGCCCACAACCTCAAGGCCATAAGGGCCATGAAGGAGATAAGGAAAGCCGTCGATGCCGATTTAATCGTTGGAAACATCGCCAATCCAAAAGCGGTTGACGACCTCACCTTCGCCGACGCGGTGAAGGTCGGAATAGGGCCCGGGAGCATATGCACAACCCGCGTCGTGGCTGGCGTTGGAGTTCCACAGGTAACCGCCATAGCCCTCGTGGCAGACAGGGCCCAGGAGTATGGGCTTCACGTCATAGCCGACGGCGGAATCCGCTACTCCGGCGACATCGTCAAGGCCATCGCCGCTGGAGCTGACGCTGTCATGCTCGGCTCCCTCCTGGCCGGAACGAAGGAGGCACCGGGCAAGGAGGTCGTCATCAACGGCAGGAGGTACAAGCAGTACCGCGGCATGGGTTCCCTCGGTGCCATGATGAAGGGAGGAGCGGAGCGCTACTACCAGAAGGGCCACATGAAGACCAAGAAGTTCGTCCCGGAGGGAGTTGAGGGAGTCGTCCCCTACAAGGGAAGCGTGAGCGACGTCCTCTACCAGCTCGTTGGAGGTCTCCGCTCAGGAATGGGCTACGTCGGGGCTTCAAGCATAGCCGAACTCAAGGAGAAGGGCGAGTTCGTGATTATAACCCAGGCCGGCGTCAAGGAGAGCCACCCGCACGACATACTCATAACAAACGAGGCCCCGAACTATCCGCTCGGGAAGTGA
- the gapN gene encoding NADP-dependent glyceraldehyde-3-phosphate dehydrogenase: MLELKHEIFKDIFRVGDDGVVEFATYSAGRWVFGESFIEVRSPINNEVIARVSKLNGEQLDEAIDAVHTKGREAIRNFPGEKRIRAFLKAAQLMREAFDDFTKVLMLDAGKPLSNAKGEVTATIERLEKTTMESRRLLGDYIPGDWSEETLESEGIVKREPYGVVLAISPYNYPLFISAAKVIPALLSGNAVLLKPASLDPIAPLLFIRVLELSGLPRESFALLTIAGRDMDRIVANKRIRAITFTGSTEVGEHLLKTGGIKAYHMELGGKDPAIVLDDADLKTAVEKLIKGMVSYSGQRCDAIRMVFAEEEIYENLKDMLAERLKGIDPKNPLEDENAMMGPLIDEKSAATIEELYRDAVEKGAKPLTEFKRRGNYVWPVLLEVTKETLPKLRAFQEDVFGPLTLLVKVKNEDEAVELANSSRFGLDAAVFSTNDARARKVARRLEVGAVFINEFPRHGIGYYPFGGMKDSGIGREGIGYSIEQFTTTKTIVRNYREYGVWEYI; the protein is encoded by the coding sequence ATGCTCGAACTGAAGCACGAAATCTTCAAGGATATATTCCGGGTTGGGGACGATGGAGTGGTGGAGTTCGCCACGTATTCAGCTGGAAGGTGGGTCTTTGGGGAGAGCTTCATCGAGGTCAGAAGTCCGATAAACAATGAAGTCATCGCAAGGGTTTCAAAACTGAACGGGGAACAGCTTGATGAGGCCATTGATGCAGTCCATACAAAAGGAAGGGAGGCCATAAGAAACTTTCCCGGAGAAAAAAGGATAAGGGCGTTTTTAAAGGCTGCCCAGCTCATGAGAGAGGCATTCGACGATTTCACCAAGGTGTTAATGCTCGACGCTGGAAAGCCCCTGAGCAATGCCAAGGGTGAGGTCACGGCAACAATCGAACGTCTGGAAAAGACAACGATGGAGTCAAGGAGACTTCTAGGAGACTACATTCCCGGAGACTGGAGTGAAGAGACACTTGAAAGCGAAGGAATTGTAAAGAGGGAACCCTATGGGGTGGTCCTAGCCATAAGTCCGTACAATTATCCTCTCTTCATATCCGCCGCAAAAGTTATTCCAGCACTGCTCAGCGGAAATGCCGTTCTGCTTAAGCCCGCATCACTCGACCCGATTGCACCGCTCTTATTCATAAGGGTTCTCGAACTCTCCGGGCTTCCAAGAGAGAGCTTTGCACTTCTGACCATAGCCGGCAGAGACATGGACAGGATAGTGGCAAACAAGAGGATTAGGGCGATAACATTCACGGGAAGCACTGAGGTTGGAGAGCACCTTCTCAAAACCGGGGGAATAAAGGCATACCACATGGAGCTCGGCGGAAAAGACCCAGCGATAGTTCTGGATGACGCGGACCTCAAAACAGCCGTAGAAAAACTCATCAAGGGAATGGTAAGCTACTCCGGGCAGAGATGCGACGCCATAAGGATGGTCTTTGCAGAGGAAGAGATATACGAGAATCTCAAGGACATGCTCGCGGAGAGGCTCAAGGGAATCGACCCCAAAAATCCGCTCGAAGATGAAAACGCCATGATGGGGCCGCTGATCGATGAGAAAAGTGCAGCGACAATTGAAGAGCTCTATCGGGATGCCGTTGAAAAAGGCGCAAAGCCTCTGACAGAATTCAAGCGCAGAGGAAACTACGTGTGGCCGGTTCTCCTTGAGGTCACAAAGGAGACACTTCCCAAGCTGAGGGCATTCCAAGAGGACGTGTTCGGCCCGCTGACGCTTTTAGTCAAGGTCAAAAATGAAGACGAAGCCGTCGAGCTGGCGAATTCCTCCCGCTTTGGCCTTGATGCGGCAGTCTTCAGCACAAATGATGCCAGAGCAAGGAAAGTCGCAAGAAGGCTTGAAGTTGGGGCAGTATTCATAAACGAGTTTCCGAGACACGGCATCGGATACTATCCATTTGGAGGGATGAAAGACAGCGGAATCGGAAGGGAAGGAATAGGTTACTCCATTGAACAGTTTACCACAACAAAAACAATAGTCAGGAACTACAGGGAGTACGGGGTGTGGGAGTACATCTGA